A segment of the Xylanivirga thermophila genome:
AAGCAGTACCCCCACGCCCCTCAGCAGATCCATAACAGTAAAACTTTTTAAGAATATAGACCGCTATATGGATGAACAATTAAATAAAAAAGATGCCATGTACATGGCTCTATCGGAAATTACTGCAGAACAGCTCGGCATTGAAAAGAAAGCAACCTATACCCTTGAGGGGTTAAATGAAGAGATAATAGATCAAATCAATAGCATATTAGAAAGGGATGAATTCAAAGAATATTCAAAGAATATACCTGCTCTCCTTTCCAAAACTGGTACAGCTGAGCGAGATATTAAAAGGGTATTATCCGTCATAAAGGCAGATAAAAGATGCTTAGCAATATATCTTGCAACCTGTGAACTGACCGATGAAAAGATGGATTCATTGCGTAAACTTATTGCCATGACCATGCCCAAGCTATCCATATCAGCTATATACATCTGCACCATTTTAGAGTCCATAAAATAAATAATAATATTTAAAAAGGGAAGGTTAACCTTCCCTTTTAAGCTTGCTCATTCCACCTTGTCTATTATACCGCCGCCAACTACTATATCTCCGTCATAGAATACCACTGACTGTCCTTTAGTAATTGCCCGCTGTGGCGTATCAAATTCTACCATAACGCCATCATGATGTGGCCAGATAACTGCAGCTGCTTCCTTAGCCCCATATCTTATCTTAGCTGTAATATTAATCTTGTCCTCTAGTTTTTCATATGGAATTATGTTTACATCAGTTGCATATAATCTCTTTTTAAATATATCCTCTTCGTCTCCTAATACCACCAAATTTTTATCTGGTATTATATCCTGTACAAATACCCTTTTACCAAAGGATATACCAAGGCCTTTTCGTTGACCTATAGTATAATGTACAATCCCCTTATGTTCACCTAGTATATTGCCTTCACTATCTATAAAATATCCGGGTTTTACACCATCTGGCACCTTTTTTTCTATAAATCTGCCATAGTTATTATCAGGTATAAAGCAGATCTCCTCGCTATCCGGTTTATTTGCCACCACTAACCCTATCTTATCTGCTATCTTCCTTACCTCATCCTTTGTATAGCCTCCAAGAGGTATAAGGGTATGGGCTAATTGATACTGAGTCATATTGTAAAGCACATATGTCTGATCCTTTTTATCATCTATGGATCTCCTTAAAATATACCTTTTACTCTTTTCATCCTTCTCAATCTTAGCATAATGTCCTGTAGCTACATACTTTGCCCCTAACTCATGGGCACGCTTTAAAAATGCATCAAACTTTATATACTTATTGCATGCAATACATGGATTTGGCGTCCTACCTGCTAGATATTCATCTACAAAGTAAT
Coding sequences within it:
- the mnmA gene encoding tRNA 2-thiouridine(34) synthase MnmA, which encodes MAEKVVLGMSGGVDSSVAAYVLKEQGYDVIGITMDLNPKDADFEEREGGCCSLSSVNDARRVADRLDIPYYVLNFKDRFEEQVINYFVDEYLAGRTPNPCIACNKYIKFDAFLKRAHELGAKYVATGHYAKIEKDEKSKRYILRRSIDDKKDQTYVLYNMTQYQLAHTLIPLGGYTKDEVRKIADKIGLVVANKPDSEEICFIPDNNYGRFIEKKVPDGVKPGYFIDSEGNILGEHKGIVHYTIGQRKGLGISFGKRVFVQDIIPDKNLVVLGDEEDIFKKRLYATDVNIIPYEKLEDKINITAKIRYGAKEAAAVIWPHHDGVMVEFDTPQRAITKGQSVVFYDGDIVVGGGIIDKVE